The following is a genomic window from Desulfovibrio litoralis DSM 11393.
TTGGTACAGGCACTTTGGTTGTCGAATTGTTAACCAGCAGTGAGCTTAATAACGGGATTATGGTTAACCCTGTAACGGTAGCAACTTATCCTATTACCAACGCTGCTTTAATTGCGGGCGGAAAGATTGTTGATACTCGTATTCCTATGGGTGTTAGTCAATACGCCGGTTTAAGATATACCGTTACCGGGACATTAGCAGGCGGCATTATCACCTCCGGTATTGCCTTTGACGCATAAAAACAACTTCGCAATATAAAATAAATAAGGGGTATTTATGCAGGCACAAACAGCATTAACAGCAAGTATTGTTTCTATTTATAATCTTAGTTTAGCTAGGCTTGGTGGTCATCAGCTTGGGCGGATTAATTCGCCGTATGAAGACAGCACCGAAGCAAGCCTTTGTAATAACTTATATCCACACATCAGAGACTTAAGTTTAAGCTCTTATGCGTGGAATTTCGCACGCAAAAAAGAAACTTTGGCTATTGTTGAAAGCAGTATTGTGAATGCTGAATACCCATTTTGTTTTAAGTTGCCTGCTGATTGTTTACGCCCAATTTGTTTGGAGGGGCATAATCAAGACAACCAACCAACGCCTTTTATAATTAGAGAGCGTGATCTTTTAACAGGCTCTAACCCCGCAGTTTTAGAATATATTGCAAGAATTGAAGACCCGAATTTATGGACGATGAGTTTTAAAAATGCTGTCGCTTGGGGCTTAGCTTCTGAATTAGCCACGGCTTTGACAAACGATATTAATAAACAAATGCGTTATTTAGAATTTTACCATAGGTCTTTAGCTGATGCGTTTAGTTCAGAGCGTAACACCGAAAAGCCCGCTAAACTGCCTAACCCGTGGCTAGAAGCGAGGTAAATTATTATGTCTTTTACTAATTTACAAGGTGCTTTTACTGCCGGAGAATTATCACCCGCTTTACAAGGCAGAATAGACTTATCAAAATATGCTCAAG
Proteins encoded in this region:
- a CDS encoding Bbp16 family capsid cement protein; amino-acid sequence: MILDKENLFSDKQLVSATANADNIVDLGISNFSANNNASLFACTTPYVGTGTLVVELLTSSELNNGIMVNPVTVATYPITNAALIAGGKIVDTRIPMGVSQYAGLRYTVTGTLAGGIITSGIAFDA